From Pelagibacterium flavum:
TGAATTCGGTGTGAAACTCCCAGGTCGCCACGCGTTCGGGGGTGGTGAACTGATACTGCCGACTGCCATCGTCCTTAACCGCGTGGCCATTGTCCGCCGCGAACCGGCGGAATTCTTCCATGGCCTTGCGCATGCCGCCCGTTCGGTCGGGGACGGTCAGGACCAAACGGCGCACGCGCATATTGGGCGCAACGAGTTCGACGGGCCGCGCGTGCAATTCGGCCAGAACCGCATCGCGGTGGGGATGGTCAGCTATTGGAGCAGCGCACATCTTTCAGAGCCTCAAAACAGCGTCGGCATACCGTACGCCCTCTGCAAAGCCATCCCCATGCACCTTTGGTTTGATGCGCGCTTTTGACCTAACTTGATCCCACTTATTCTGGAAGCGCTCTAGTAGGCCTTGCCTTCGCGCTCTTTCATATAAGCAACCTCCTCCGGCGTGGAGGTTCGTCCCAAAGCCGTGTTGCGAAGCGGGAAGCGGCCGAAGCGCGCAATGATGTCGTGATGCTCGATGGCATAGGGCAGATATTCATCATCACCCAGCGAGCGGAACAGACGCACCGATTCCTCCTGGATCAACAGCGATTCCGAGTGCTGGTAGGGCATGTAGGCGAAGAGTCTTTCATGCACGGAAAGCTCGGCGTCGAGGCCGCGCGAAACGATCTCCTGGGCCAGGGCCAGCGCCATGGTGTCGGATGCGAACGCCGCTGCGCTGCCTCTGTTGAATTGTCGCGAGAGCTGATCGAGCAGAATGATTTCGGCCAGCCGGCCCTGTGGCGTTTCGCGCCAGGTCCAGAGCTCGGAGCGGATCGCTTTGGCATGAATATCGCTGAGCCTTGCCGCGCAGCGGGCATCGAATTCGGGATCACCCGAATACCAATCCTGTGGCCCATGTTCGACGAACCAGAATTCAAGGACATCATCGGGCTGCATGACCCTCTCTCCAATCTCGTTTTGTTCACATTTTGGGTTTCGCCACGGCGTTTGCCCGGCAATACTGGCGGGGAACTGATTCCCCTCATTGTGTCGGAGTGTGTCTCACAAATGGTCGCTTGGTCCAGCCAGCAGGATGAGGCCCTCAAAGCCGTCGCCAAATGGCTCAAGGCCGAGAACGGGCCGCAGGTGTTTAGGCTGTTCGGCTGGGCGGGAACGGGAAAATCGACGCTGGCCCGGCATCTGGCCCAGGACGTCAAGACCGTCAAATACGCGGCGTTTACCGGCAAGGCGGCTCTGGTGATGCGCAAGCGCGGGTGCAAGGGCGCTTCGACCATCCACTCCTTGATCTACACGCGGATTTCGGAAAAGGAAGGCGAGCCGCGCTTCGTGCTCGACCCGGAATCGGCGGCGGCGGATGCCGATCTGATCGTCATCGACGAGGTTTCGATGGTCGATGAGGTGCTGGGCACCGATCTGCTCTCGTTCGGCACAAAGGTACTGGTGCTGGGCGATCCGTTCCAGCTTCCACCGGTGCAGGGCGAGGGTTTTTTCACCGCGCAGAACCCCGACGTGATGCTGACCGAAATTCACCGGCAGGCGGCGGACAACCCGATCGTCAGGCTCTCGCTCGATATCCGCGAGGGCCGCGGGCTGGACTATGGCACCTATGGCGAGAGCAAGGTGGTTTCGCGCC
This genomic window contains:
- a CDS encoding DUF924 family protein, with the protein product MQPDDVLEFWFVEHGPQDWYSGDPEFDARCAARLSDIHAKAIRSELWTWRETPQGRLAEIILLDQLSRQFNRGSAAAFASDTMALALAQEIVSRGLDAELSVHERLFAYMPYQHSESLLIQEESVRLFRSLGDDEYLPYAIEHHDIIARFGRFPLRNTALGRTSTPEEVAYMKEREGKAY
- a CDS encoding ATP-dependent DNA helicase, which produces MVAWSSQQDEALKAVAKWLKAENGPQVFRLFGWAGTGKSTLARHLAQDVKTVKYAAFTGKAALVMRKRGCKGASTIHSLIYTRISEKEGEPRFVLDPESAAADADLIVIDEVSMVDEVLGTDLLSFGTKVLVLGDPFQLPPVQGEGFFTAQNPDVMLTEIHRQAADNPIVRLSLDIREGRGLDYGTYGESKVVSRREVDQSEVLDADQVLVGRNKTRLDYNNRIRELKGLPTDIPVKGDRLVCLRNNPQKKLLNGQIWTLNSIKKRAGGTLEMTIDPEEADRTSVQTKVRAHQSFFTGEDAEMSWQLRRQYDEFTYGYCLTVHKSQGSQWDSVYLFDESFVFRDEAQRWLYTGITRAAERITVVR